From the genome of Fusarium fujikuroi IMI 58289 draft genome, chromosome FFUJ_chr06:
TGCCTAACCCCTGCTGTCCTCGGTTCTTCCACCTTACACATACACCACGCGCGTTCCTCCAACGCTCCAACTACATAGAACTTCGTCGCCGCCCAGAAACGAAAATCCGACAACGAAATCCCGTCGCCGGCCGACCTCTCTCCTCCCGCTTCGACCGAACCCGCACCGAAAAGCGGTCTGCAAGATTTCCCGTCCACCTCGTCAGTGCGACCATACACGTCACTTGCAAACAAACGCGGAAAGGTGAGTCGCAAAAGTTGTTTTTCGGGACCTGACTCTCGGCGGATCTTGGATACCGATGATGCCGTCTCTGTGCGACTGCCTGGATCTAAGCATGCTGTTGCATTCGCTTACCCATCTGCCGGTCTCTTCGGGATGTCATTGTTTGTATTCGCACTCTCGAGCATCAAACATAGCCCGCTATCATACCAAGACGAAGTAACTAACATGCATATTCGCAGCCAACGTCAGCTTGACCGCCTTCCTGCCGTGATCCGTCACTTGTGAGCGCCCTCGCACACCCTTCCCCAAACGCGCCACGTCTTCAGCTGGCAATTCCCACCATATTGAAGATGAGCGGCATGCGATCACCAGCTCCTACGGAGGTTATggacatcaccaacatgcTCAATAAGAAAGGTCAAATGCAACAACTTACTTCCGGTCTCCTCGATCACCAACAATACCAACACGCCTTCGTTAAGCACGAACCTGGTATGGAGCGATCAGCCTCTCCTCACGGCTCTGAGCACTCGCAATACTCCAACCCTCACAGTATCGCCCGAGCCTACCCATCGCCATCCACGATGCAAGCGCCGATGCATATGCCGAACCCTATGTCCGCCGCCATGACAATGCAAGGCTATCCCGAGATGCCCAACATGGGAGGCATGCCTCACATGCACATGCAACAGATGCCTCAACAACCcccgcctcctcctcagcagcccaTCAAGGCTTATCCTTGCAGTACCTGTGGCAAGGGATTCGCTCGACGCAGTGATCTTGCTCGCCACGGTAAGTAAACAAACATGCTGAGAGACTGACTGGCAATGCTAATGAGTCCCAGAGCGCATTCACAGCGGAGTTCGACCACATGTTTGCGACTGGCCCCAATGTGGAAAGCAATTCATTCAAAGATCTGCCTTGACTGTGCACCAGCGCGTGCATACCGGAGAGAAGCCTCACCACTGTGAGACTTGCGCAAAGGTTAGTACCCCGAACTCTGATTTTTGTGACAGGCGCTCACCAAATACAGCCCTTCAGCGACAGCAGCTCTCTTGCCCGACATCGCAGGACTCATTCTGGGAAGCGTCCCTACAAATGCCCCTACGCTGATTGTCAGAAGACATTCACTCGCCGCACCACCCTCACCCGCCATCAGAACCACCACAGCGGGACCatcgaggaggctgctgctgcgaccgctgctgctcttgctgcgTCAAAGTCGAAGGGCTTGTCACAGGCTCGGTCTGAAAGCGACCACATGTCTAACCATGGCTCGCCCTTGACGACCCCTTCTCCTAGTCAGCGAACTATGTCTATGTCGCCCAGTGTCGATCTGTCTGGTAACAACAGCATCCCTCGCCACCCTGGTGACTTCCAGTACCTGTCACAGAATGGTTCTCTGCCCATGCACATGCGTGTTGGCAGCCCTACCTCCACCTCATCTGGCGGTTTCAATATGATGCGACCTACCTCGCATCCCACTAGCTATGGACCTCCTCCTACTCTGGAGCCTAACCTGGATAACAGCCAGGGTACGCCCAGCAGCAATGGTGGAAGCCCTCACATGGCCAATGTTGGCTGGCAGTCTCCCTCGCACATGGCCTCGCCCTCGCAGAACAACGCCAGCTATGTTTATCCTGACCCTGCGGATGCGTATCCTGCCAACCAAGCCATGAACCAAATGTATTATAGTGCCGCTACGCACATGCGCCGACCCCAGAGCACTGAACCTGGACTGGTACACATGGCTTAGTCAGACATAGTGCCAGATTCTGACGCTTGAGCAATGCTCAAGGTCGTCTTGTGATGATCTGGAGTGAGCTCACCGATACCCTGTATTATTGAAGCTGTGCTCGACTCGGGCACGAAGATTATGGCGGCGTTAATTCCTTCTGAACTGGATTCCCATACTCATACCCCTTCACCTAGGCCTGCCACAGCTGACGACAAGTTGTGCGCATGTCTTGGTCTAATATCAAAACCCCCCACAACACACATCACTCTACCGTCTAATAGGCGGGCTCGCTCCTAGATGGAGCATGCTCTGAAGGTTGATTTCTGCACTGTTTCGTGTTACTCATGCTTTATCGATTCCCCATCACTCGTGCATTATGGATGcttttttatttcctttgTTCTAGTATCGAATAGACTGGCGGATGGCAATGTGATGAACGACGGATAGGACATTGCATTTGTCTGCATAACGCAAACATAGGACGGGAGTTACACTGGAACATTTGcttgcttttttctttttctcctgAGCGTATCAGAGACGAAGACAGCAGGCATTATGGGAAGCACAAGACGCTGGCATGTTTGTGTATTATTATGTAGACTTGGACTTAAGGACGGGGAACCAACATAGACTTGCTGTTTGATGCGATGAATATATTAC
Proteins encoded in this window:
- a CDS encoding related to zinc finger protein gives rise to the protein MSGMRSPAPTEVMDITNMLNKKGQMQQLTSGLLDHQQYQHAFVKHEPGMERSASPHGSEHSQYSNPHSIARAYPSPSTMQAPMHMPNPMSAAMTMQGYPEMPNMGGMPHMHMQQMPQQPPPPPQQPIKAYPCSTCGKGFARRSDLARHERIHSGVRPHVCDWPQCGKQFIQRSALTVHQRVHTGEKPHHCETCAKPFSDSSSLARHRRTHSGKRPYKCPYADCQKTFTRRTTLTRHQNHHSGTIEEAAAATAAALAASKSKGLSQARSESDHMSNHGSPLTTPSPSQRTMSMSPSVDLSGNNSIPRHPGDFQYLSQNGSLPMHMRVGSPTSTSSGGFNMMRPTSHPTSYGPPPTLEPNLDNSQGTPSSNGGSPHMANVGWQSPSHMASPSQNNASYVYPDPADAYPANQAMNQMYYSAATHMRRPQSTEPGLVVL